From Bacteroidales bacterium, a single genomic window includes:
- a CDS encoding YebC/PmpR family DNA-binding transcriptional regulator — protein MSGHSKWSTIKRKKGALDAKRGKIFSRIVKEIQIAVKEGGAAVENNPRLRLAVQNAKGANMPKDNVDRAINKASNEGANLQEVSFEGYAPHGVAVFIECLTDNNQRTVGNIRAIFNKRGGNLGTNGSLAFIFDRKGVFTVPKGNINPEEFELEVIDAGVEDIDLNDDVFEITCAVEDFGKVHKKLEEMGVKIENATLQRIPNDTKKLDVDSAQKVLKIIEEFEDVDDVQNVYHNLEMTEELMNAME, from the coding sequence ATGTCGGGTCATAGTAAATGGTCAACCATTAAGCGGAAAAAAGGAGCTCTTGATGCAAAAAGAGGAAAGATTTTTTCACGCATAGTAAAGGAAATCCAGATAGCCGTTAAAGAAGGCGGTGCTGCAGTTGAAAATAATCCGAGGCTTCGCCTGGCCGTGCAGAATGCCAAAGGAGCCAATATGCCAAAGGATAATGTGGACAGGGCCATTAATAAAGCCAGCAATGAAGGAGCCAATCTCCAGGAAGTGAGCTTTGAGGGTTATGCACCCCATGGTGTGGCGGTGTTTATTGAATGTCTCACAGACAATAACCAGCGTACGGTGGGCAACATCAGGGCGATCTTCAACAAACGCGGCGGCAACCTTGGAACCAATGGATCACTCGCTTTCATTTTCGACCGTAAAGGAGTTTTTACTGTGCCAAAAGGAAATATCAATCCCGAAGAATTTGAACTCGAAGTCATTGATGCCGGCGTCGAAGATATTGATCTGAACGACGATGTTTTTGAAATCACTTGTGCTGTTGAGGATTTTGGCAAGGTTCATAAGAAACTGGAAGAAATGGGTGTTAAAATAGAAAATGCAACCCTGCAGCGCATTCCCAACGATACAAAGAAACTTGATGTCGACTCCGCCCAGAAAGTGCTTAAAATAATCGAAGAATTTGAGGACGTTGACGATGTTCAGAACGTTTACCATAACCTCGAGATGACCGAGGAACTGATGAATGCCATGGAATAG
- a CDS encoding TonB-dependent receptor plug domain-containing protein: MKFIKCLRIWLLLPVSAAAVFLAGFALEDLRFKRINDALNKYNYLFPQQKVYLHIDKKVYRGGDDLWIKAYLLNGTDHLPDTFSTNLYVEVMSPGQTRVEIKRLQILNGFGVGDFHLSDTLPEGLYQIRAFTAWMKNFDPDFFFKRNFQVMNPDYSRLISPKQARENKKALKKMFGTDYTDVDLQFMPEGGYLVNGLESVVGFKAINKPGKGVDIEGEIRDSKGKRVTGFKTLYKGIGTFRFTPVKGLKYFAVAKTGEKEIKVPLPQPLEFGLVMHTENTPDHVAIHFVSNRHSNDPAANDLIVVGQIGGRIYFSKTISLNQGKAFLEIPRNIFPSGIMQLTAFSGRGTPLAERLVFINMLGAMKISYTVADSASDNGNKVLVKFLVTDRTNRPLLANLSMAVLKDNDDETESNRDNILSNLLLVSDLKGYIEDPLDYFMNPGENNDSKLDNLMLTQGWRRFEWKDVLAGEYPEIKYKEEKGITISGRITRDFFNLPIENCKVQLSIMDQYNDVFTKYSGDNGVFEFDSMVYFDTISVKIEAWRRSGRRNLVIQLPDYEEDKVVGHVGDYTLTTYSDRDKKEHRKKMYAENLKLYKKEKAAEEEERKNSLQGLYGEPDFVLYNKDFHMVNGNILDVMKGRVPGVMITGNNVVIRGLNTLFGSSQPLYLVDGAPVMDVSSVTSIPLQDIERVEVLKGPKTSFYGSRGANGVIAVYTKRGEFLIRGKIEFDMLGYNTPRVFYQPKYKPDKEPPYNYTIAWIPVIITDSTGRGKAEFDKPVINGKYHFDVQGVSYSGHAGFSESLIEAE, translated from the coding sequence ATGAAATTTATTAAATGTTTGCGGATCTGGTTGTTGTTACCGGTATCGGCAGCAGCTGTCTTCCTGGCAGGATTTGCCTTGGAAGACCTGCGTTTTAAAAGAATCAACGATGCGTTAAACAAATATAACTACCTGTTCCCGCAGCAAAAAGTATATCTTCATATCGATAAAAAGGTTTACAGGGGAGGAGACGATCTGTGGATTAAGGCCTATTTACTGAACGGTACGGATCATTTGCCCGATACCTTCAGCACCAATCTGTATGTTGAAGTTATGAGTCCGGGCCAGACCCGGGTTGAAATCAAGCGACTGCAAATTCTTAACGGTTTCGGGGTCGGTGATTTTCATTTATCCGATACGCTACCTGAAGGACTATACCAAATCAGGGCGTTTACTGCATGGATGAAAAATTTTGATCCTGATTTTTTCTTTAAAAGGAATTTCCAGGTAATGAATCCGGATTATTCAAGGCTTATCTCTCCGAAACAGGCCCGTGAAAACAAGAAAGCACTTAAGAAAATGTTCGGTACCGATTATACCGATGTGGATCTCCAGTTTATGCCAGAAGGAGGTTACCTTGTAAACGGTCTTGAAAGCGTTGTGGGTTTTAAGGCCATAAATAAACCGGGAAAAGGAGTGGATATTGAAGGTGAAATCCGTGACAGCAAAGGAAAAAGAGTCACCGGTTTTAAAACGTTATATAAAGGAATCGGCACATTCCGGTTTACCCCTGTAAAAGGCCTGAAATACTTTGCCGTAGCCAAAACCGGTGAAAAGGAGATTAAGGTTCCCCTTCCACAGCCCCTCGAATTTGGCCTCGTGATGCATACTGAAAACACGCCCGACCATGTAGCTATACATTTTGTTTCAAACAGACATTCAAATGATCCGGCAGCCAATGATCTCATTGTCGTAGGTCAAATAGGAGGAAGAATCTATTTCAGTAAAACGATCAGTCTTAACCAGGGTAAGGCTTTTCTTGAAATACCCAGAAATATTTTTCCAAGCGGGATCATGCAATTAACGGCCTTTTCAGGACGGGGCACGCCACTGGCAGAAAGGCTTGTTTTTATTAACATGCTGGGTGCTATGAAAATCAGTTATACCGTGGCAGATTCGGCATCGGATAACGGGAATAAAGTTCTTGTTAAATTCCTTGTAACCGACAGAACCAACCGGCCTTTACTGGCAAATCTGTCCATGGCTGTTTTGAAGGATAACGATGATGAGACTGAATCAAACCGTGACAATATCCTCAGTAACCTGCTTCTTGTATCGGATCTGAAAGGATATATCGAGGATCCGCTGGATTACTTTATGAACCCGGGCGAAAACAATGATTCAAAACTGGATAACCTGATGCTGACACAGGGATGGCGCAGGTTTGAATGGAAAGATGTACTTGCCGGCGAATATCCTGAAATAAAATACAAAGAGGAAAAAGGAATCACTATTTCAGGAAGGATCACCCGTGATTTCTTCAATCTTCCGATAGAAAACTGCAAGGTGCAGTTGTCAATTATGGATCAGTATAACGATGTGTTTACAAAGTATTCGGGTGACAATGGAGTTTTTGAATTCGACAGCATGGTCTATTTCGATACAATCAGTGTGAAAATTGAAGCATGGCGGCGTTCAGGAAGAAGGAACCTTGTGATTCAGCTTCCGGATTACGAGGAGGATAAGGTTGTGGGTCACGTGGGCGATTACACCCTTACAACCTATTCCGACAGGGATAAGAAAGAACACAGGAAGAAAATGTACGCTGAAAATCTGAAATTATATAAAAAGGAAAAGGCCGCAGAGGAGGAAGAGAGAAAGAACAGCCTGCAGGGATTATACGGGGAACCTGATTTTGTATTGTATAACAAGGATTTCCATATGGTAAACGGAAACATTCTGGATGTAATGAAAGGCCGGGTTCCCGGCGTTATGATAACAGGTAACAATGTGGTGATCCGGGGGCTTAACACCCTCTTTGGAAGCAGTCAGCCGTTATACCTCGTTGACGGTGCGCCGGTGATGGATGTAAGCTCAGTGACTTCCATTCCATTGCAGGATATTGAAAGGGTTGAGGTGCTGAAAGGCCCGAAGACATCATTTTACGGTTCACGGGGTGCAAACGGAGTCATAGCCGTATATACAAAAAGGGGTGAGTTTCTGATTCGGGGTAAGATTGAATTTGATATGCTTGGTTACAACACTCCCCGCGTATTTTATCAACCAAAATATAAGCCTGATAAAGAACCTCCGTATAACTATACAATAGCCTGGATACCGGTTATAATAACCGATTCAACCGGAAGAGGAAAAGCTGAATTTGACAAACCGGTTATCAACGGCAAATATCACTTCGACGTCCAGGGCGTTTCCTATTCCGGCCATGCCGGCTTTTCGGAATCATTGATTGAGGCGGAGTAA